The genomic window tttccaatatttgaccagtttttgggtcatacttcagttgattttctaAATCATTATAAGGTCCGGTGTAATGATGCCCAGGTAATGTccatccgccttttggtttcggtaatttaccaatagctttgtgaatgtCAACAGCACCGccatcaagatcttttctgtttgttgtgtattttttattcggtcttatttttgttgacaattgattgAGAGCTTCTGATCCCACTTTATGAAGTAGAGGAttcatttttctcaaaccataatcgattgcttttttctgcaattttgggTCTCTCATCAATTCGGAACCATaatatctacccatttcaacggcttttttgccaagataaggtactcctttagttaaaaataattctgttcCAGTATTAGCAATATCACTGAGTAAGCCCGCTCCCAACGGgctgtttagtttccctgttgtttaacaaatttggtctttgtaataccacattcagcacaagtgcaaaagaacattagtctgccatttttagctgttttgtaacctgaaggttcaacacattcagtcactttcttttgtttaacacaatatgatttcataatatatataagttagatatttctgaAATAACGTTGgataaatctctcatttttcattgtatcatttatgttgaacacttgtaataaatcataatacgaattacccttattcatttcatttagaaagtataaacagaaatacccacaagttgttgtttgtatgttttgtatctgattgttttgatgtaacaaagtcagatttttctttttggcatgattaacaatctcttgaaatgggggcataccaaacgaatcaaaataatttattacattatctttGACATAAGTGGCTACCCAGTGAGATCCTGACATATAAGCTGGTTCAAGATTGTATATGAATAacgcctgtttatggttatgtggaacATTTTCATCTCTTGACAGTACATCATTTATTGGTATATTCAAATATTTGCACCATTTCATTAGATCGTGGTTGGATATAGgtatgtttttgtgaaattttggttttacaatattgcccccaaaatgggtatgccattgaatggactgttttttcccaatagtaacccttttccttttttggttgaggatgtttttttttttctaccattaCCAGTCACATATGGCGGATAACTATAAAATGGAGGGGGCATTCCCATTCTAGGCGCTGCTCCTCCATCTCTTGACGACCGAGGAGGTAAACCAACTCGTGGAGCTCCTCTTCCCGTTAGCTTTTTGACAAGATTCAAAGCCAAAGGAATTCCAATGCTAGCTAACAGAGTTCCTAGaaatccacctgattgtgttttggTTGGTTGTATATGTACACCAGAACCTGTTTGAGCTGCATTGATGatgtctctttgctgttttgtagTGAACATGTTCAGATATGGCATTAGTTTGTTGATCGCCTGGAAAGGTATCATCATGGGTAATGGCATAGCACCACCTTTTTGACCCGATCCTAACAATTTTTTAGCTCCGGCTTCTGCTAAACCACCAAGAGCACTCAACCCAAGGGTTTTACCAATTGCTGGTAGAGCTCTCATACCAAGTGACAATACGGTGCTCAAAAGACTTCCGCCCACTTGTTTTCTGATATTGGTCTTAGCAAGCTTAatgtccattcctttgttcaattgtcgatttttttgcaatctttttttcaccgttgctggaacataaagagtgtCGTTCCCATTAAGAGAATCATTTGCCAGTCTCAGAACTATCGTTTCCCTTTTATGGAAAGCATTgctcagattctttttttgattatctGACAGTCTTACGTTTATTTGATGAAGTTCagtcatataatatatgttacATAATTCCAGTCACAAAacatatacaaataaatatgtGTCATTCATGGGATTAAACTATAACCAATTCATTACCCACCTTGTCAATAACAACCGACTCTTCGTACAATACAACTGCATGGACATGGAAATCTGCTGCACTATTGGCACTTATTTTATAcctgaaaatcaactgtttaggGTCTCTTGTTACTTTCTCTGCCTGATATGACAGATCGAAATAGATTAGTGGATACAGGCTGTTATAATTGGCAAGATTCAACTGGGTTccggtgttgtaatcattttttcgcattgcataagacatcagatcattgaatattctcactttgctttcactgtcatattctgtttctgggtagaaaacaccattgccaTATTCGAGTCTGCATGTTGTTAAATAACTGTTTGCGTCTGCTGCATTTAGTTTGAAGGTGTCGAATAGATATGGATTTTGAGTTGCAACTCCGGTTTTAGCCCGTTGTAAATAAACGAAAATTGCtttgacattgtcaatactggaagaaatctgaaaaaaaccactAACTCTAGCTGGTGCTGACACTGCATATAGTTCACGCTGATAtgtccatttgtgttctttcatgaaagagCTTACAAATCCGTCGTACATACTGTCTTTTGGTGTTAATTTTGGAACCCATAGTAGAAATCTGTTAATCACTACTCTTCCGGCATCTGCTGCTGCTGCCCTATTGATGAGTTCATTGTCGTTCTGGAGATTCAAATTGAATTGTAACTGCATaggaaccaacattttatcctgcaactcttcaaaaaaactgtaacgattgagaggtatgatcaaattcacatcttttGCTCCTCCCGTTCCATCATCGTTGGCAGCTTGTGTAAGCACTCTTCTCGATTCATATCCTGAATTAGTATTGGCTGTCGTATCATTTGTGTctaaataccaaaaactgtttttaccgACTGATCTGCTGTAATCATCAGAATATTCCAACAGATTCTTCACAAAAGTGACCTTATGTAGATTGTCAGTAtcataaacaattttcccagcACTTTTAATCATCATATGTGCAATCAATGAATGAGATCCGTTTATCACCGTTATTCTATCGGCTGCTGCATAACCAGCTCCATCTGCTattttttgtaactggaattgaacctcgaaataagcattgtaccaatcatagaaagaactccggtcgttgaTGGTGAATCTATAACCgttcttttcttgatgttgattaTTTCCAGGGGCTctaattacatcatcaagttggaaacgcaccaactcatttctttgcaataattcacttgttctaaaagccatttatactattgtattatataattttgctgtcatgttatttatttgaaaaatctacGCCTT from Montipora capricornis isolate CH-2021 unplaced genomic scaffold, ASM3666992v2 scaffold_364, whole genome shotgun sequence includes these protein-coding regions:
- the LOC138035381 gene encoding uncharacterized protein, which encodes MAFRTSELLQRNELVRFQLDDVIRAPGNNQHQEKNGYRFTINDRSSFYDWYNAYFEVQFQLQKIADGAGYAAADRITVINGSHSLIAHMMIKSAGKIVYDTDNLHKVTFVKNLLEYSDDYSRSVGKNSFWYLDTNDTTANTNSGYESRRVLTQAANDDGTGGAKDVNLIIPLNRYSFFEELQDKMLVPMQLQFNLNLQNDNELINRAAAADAGRVVINRFLLWVPKLTPKDSMYDGFVSSFMKEHKWTYQRELYAVSAPARVSGFFQISSSIDNVKAIFVYLQRAKTGVATQNPYLFDTFKLNAADANSYLTTCRLEYGNGVFYPETEYDSESKVRIFNDLMSYAMRKNDYNTGTQLNLANYNSLYPLIYFDLSYQAEKVTRDPKQLIFRYKISANSAADFHVHAVVLYEESVVIDKVGNELVIV